From a region of the Methanolobus tindarius DSM 2278 genome:
- a CDS encoding sodium:solute symporter family protein: MESYQIFLILMAVYLLGLIGIGLYFTKKQKSVTDFWLAGRKISSVGIGFSAASSWMTAGGILSVIALYMLLGMGSIWSFVAPNIIALLLIALLVGKIKHLPAITQPELLEQRFSSSIRAPVAVVIAIVMALFAVADIKGFSLVLSIFFGLEPIYAAAIVALAISVYVTLGGFSAVIWTDMIQFIMLATFSLIIAFVVVTAATSGAADAPAMTTSDLFGDVPSGWWNPFIIGVPAVLIAIFAIIPGWITEQDPWQRIWAAKDEKSARNGMILGSFLIFLIFGVACTAIAISLNHIYPEIPASFAEIGMGAMAAAEPALLVYIVSTLSPVAVGLCAVGLAAAAMSSADTFATSGGSCISRDIYQRYIKPDATMKQMMTINRISVLIIVALATVLSFYIDSIIDVIHIATFIASAAYFFPLMGGLFWKRATKQGALAGLIVGAVVQIGLTAIDLANTAPFATAYLDTVHPVLSNHGVILGMLLSGVAFFGVSLATKPSDIVNLAPFFADEAEKLEKEAMIVDESDPEYKKLSKVIEKEVTGDRASVKLNLEASATINWDRFVTELKNIHPSWVTPTGRDSVYRLTKADMLACVSLTRGDSEKEIWFAAEPLAADLDLSEKEFLVAFKQVAEAFANVGLLLTLPSDN, from the coding sequence ATGGAAAGTTATCAGATATTCCTTATATTAATGGCAGTCTATTTGCTTGGACTCATTGGTATAGGATTATATTTTACAAAAAAGCAAAAATCTGTAACTGATTTCTGGCTTGCAGGCCGTAAGATCAGTTCAGTGGGAATTGGTTTCTCCGCAGCATCTTCATGGATGACTGCTGGTGGAATTCTATCAGTCATTGCACTTTACATGTTGCTTGGAATGGGCTCCATCTGGAGCTTTGTAGCCCCAAACATCATTGCACTGTTGTTGATCGCTCTGCTTGTAGGTAAAATAAAACACCTGCCTGCAATCACACAGCCTGAATTACTTGAACAGAGGTTCAGTAGTTCAATACGTGCGCCTGTTGCCGTTGTTATCGCAATCGTAATGGCTCTTTTCGCTGTTGCCGATATCAAGGGTTTCTCACTTGTACTAAGCATATTCTTTGGTCTTGAACCAATATACGCAGCGGCAATTGTAGCTCTTGCAATCTCAGTTTACGTAACACTTGGAGGTTTCTCCGCAGTTATCTGGACTGACATGATACAATTCATCATGCTTGCTACATTCTCACTTATAATTGCTTTTGTAGTTGTAACAGCAGCAACATCCGGGGCTGCCGATGCACCTGCCATGACAACTTCAGATCTTTTTGGTGATGTTCCTTCAGGATGGTGGAATCCGTTTATAATTGGTGTTCCGGCAGTGCTTATAGCTATTTTTGCCATAATTCCCGGATGGATCACAGAACAAGATCCATGGCAGAGAATATGGGCAGCAAAGGATGAAAAATCCGCAAGAAATGGTATGATCCTTGGTTCCTTCCTTATTTTCCTCATCTTCGGTGTTGCATGTACTGCAATAGCAATCAGTCTTAACCATATTTATCCTGAGATACCGGCTTCATTTGCAGAGATTGGAATGGGTGCAATGGCAGCAGCAGAACCGGCTCTTCTTGTCTACATTGTAAGCACTCTTTCACCAGTAGCAGTCGGTCTTTGTGCAGTTGGTCTTGCAGCAGCAGCAATGTCCTCTGCAGATACATTTGCAACTTCAGGTGGTTCATGTATTTCACGTGATATTTACCAGAGATACATAAAACCGGATGCAACAATGAAGCAGATGATGACAATAAACAGGATCAGTGTTCTCATTATCGTAGCACTTGCAACTGTTCTTTCATTCTACATTGACAGTATCATTGATGTAATCCACATTGCAACCTTTATTGCAAGTGCAGCCTACTTCTTCCCACTCATGGGAGGTCTTTTCTGGAAACGTGCAACAAAGCAAGGTGCTCTTGCAGGACTGATTGTTGGTGCAGTTGTACAGATTGGACTGACAGCTATAGATCTTGCAAACACCGCTCCATTTGCAACAGCTTATCTTGATACAGTTCATCCGGTTCTTTCAAACCATGGTGTAATTTTAGGAATGCTTCTCAGTGGAGTTGCTTTCTTTGGTGTCTCACTTGCAACAAAACCATCTGATATTGTAAACCTTGCTCCGTTCTTTGCTGATGAAGCAGAGAAGCTTGAGAAGGAGGCAATGATCGTTGACGAGTCAGATCCGGAATACAAGAAGCTTTCAAAGGTTATCGAAAAGGAAGTTACAGGAGATCGTGCAAGTGTTAAACTCAATTTGGAAGCATCTGCAACAATTAATTGGGACAGGTTTGTAACAGAACTCAAAAACATTCACCCATCCTGGGTAACTCCAACCGGAAGGGATTCTGTTTACAGGCTCACCAAGGCAGATATGCTTGCCTGTGTTTCACTTACCCGTGGAGACAGTGAAAAGGAGATATGGTTTGCAGCAGAACCACTTGCAGCTGATCTTGACCTGAGTGAAAAAGAGTTCCTTGTTGCTTTCAAGCAGGTTGCAGAGGCATTTGCAAACGTCGGATTGTTGCTGACATTACCTTCTGACAATTAA
- a CDS encoding DNA double-strand break repair nuclease NurA: MTLEPVHIKEIHEIVDRIDKCFKKDENDSDDNEKVRNILERLRKLEYNGKVVLRSIGPVRRGKASIERMLHSEDPFPVSYSCDSGSTTAKTFDNGLYIDFCHCAMACTPTDLDVHSKRTIVAAAYTLSDKVYLNTSNDWESFDEGCGRKKIIQVQPGLLNKKVTDILHDIALYLSESEHILWMLDSIGNDDFFIMDGPIYPKRIMYWMVVNSEDVNISIDPSSRKIIQNYIDIMDHHIENMKPLVGFVKNPEDMQIMLALRKQEPELDLPWLVDAQFFKNALSLERTGMKRREAEKYITYTNWFVQPNQFYEKMLKSTSPLVAELADSKFDAEDYALSFFMAYVPKLNTIFKIESPYGLVKNEELRNRMTRKVLYDLALNGIPKTLSKADSIAKIPVPERKNIIDRFRNSKIDTNYNSVRWDEKDER; the protein is encoded by the coding sequence ATGACCCTTGAGCCGGTTCACATAAAAGAGATACATGAAATAGTCGACCGTATTGATAAATGTTTCAAAAAAGATGAAAACGACAGCGATGATAATGAAAAAGTAAGAAACATACTTGAAAGGCTCAGGAAACTTGAATACAACGGCAAGGTAGTGTTAAGATCTATCGGACCGGTCAGACGTGGAAAAGCAAGTATTGAGAGAATGCTGCATTCTGAAGATCCTTTCCCGGTATCTTATTCCTGCGACAGTGGAAGCACTACTGCCAAGACATTTGATAATGGTCTGTACATCGATTTCTGCCACTGTGCTATGGCATGTACGCCTACTGACCTTGACGTTCACAGCAAAAGGACAATTGTTGCAGCGGCTTATACTTTGAGTGATAAGGTGTATCTTAATACCAGTAACGACTGGGAATCTTTTGATGAAGGATGTGGAAGAAAAAAGATAATTCAAGTACAACCCGGGCTGCTCAACAAAAAAGTCACTGACATATTACACGACATCGCTCTCTATCTTTCTGAATCAGAGCACATACTCTGGATGCTTGACAGCATTGGAAATGATGATTTTTTCATAATGGATGGTCCCATTTATCCTAAAAGAATAATGTACTGGATGGTGGTCAATTCCGAAGATGTGAATATAAGCATCGACCCCAGTAGCAGGAAAATAATTCAGAATTACATTGACATAATGGACCATCATATTGAAAATATGAAGCCTCTAGTGGGTTTTGTAAAGAACCCGGAGGACATGCAGATAATGCTGGCACTAAGGAAGCAGGAGCCTGAACTTGACCTCCCATGGCTTGTAGATGCACAATTCTTCAAGAATGCACTTTCTCTTGAAAGAACAGGTATGAAGAGACGGGAAGCTGAGAAATATATCACCTACACAAACTGGTTCGTGCAGCCAAACCAGTTCTACGAAAAGATGCTGAAATCAACTTCGCCGCTTGTGGCGGAACTTGCCGACAGCAAATTCGATGCAGAGGATTATGCCCTTAGTTTTTTCATGGCGTATGTTCCAAAGCTTAATACAATTTTTAAAATAGAATCACCTTACGGGCTTGTTAAGAACGAAGAACTGAGAAACCGCATGACGAGAAAAGTGCTCTACGACCTGGCACTTAACGGAATACCAAAGACACTTTCAAAGGCAGATTCAATAGCAAAGATACCGGTGCCTGAAAGAAAGAATATCATTGACAGATTCAGGAATTCTAAAATTGATACTAATTATAACAGTGTAAGATGGGATGAGAAGGATGAGAGATAA
- a CDS encoding methionine synthase, giving the protein MAEIIFDDIGSFPLPAGTSKEWMAGKFSEKKSDADLFKVINDAFMMKVEAGVEVATYPQYQDMNEQFLSIIRDPDCTEEPFKVKVSDARIIELEAISEVAKTYREENGEKLNVRVCVTGPLELYLKEFGGTEYVDILNLLGESVDRFVQNSLSVATDFNIKTISIDEPSIGINPQVMFSDNDLIKAMDTACSSAKKAGCDVEIHLHSPLHYKLACQTENISVIGVESAATPSYLDLIDKKELEDSDSYMRVGIARTDVFNLVSVLNDKYNTNVWKETQYFPEIINDMETPEIISKRLSKAYSMFGESIKYAGPDCGLGAWPSQEIAAQLLSNVSKGMSDFRQSSE; this is encoded by the coding sequence ATGGCAGAGATAATCTTTGATGACATTGGCAGTTTTCCTCTTCCTGCAGGAACATCCAAAGAGTGGATGGCTGGAAAGTTCTCTGAGAAGAAAAGTGATGCAGACCTGTTTAAGGTTATAAATGATGCTTTCATGATGAAAGTGGAAGCTGGTGTTGAGGTGGCAACATATCCTCAGTATCAGGATATGAACGAGCAGTTCCTTTCTATTATCAGGGATCCGGATTGCACAGAGGAACCTTTCAAAGTCAAAGTCTCAGATGCCCGTATTATTGAACTTGAAGCGATTTCTGAAGTTGCAAAAACTTACAGGGAAGAAAACGGAGAAAAGCTCAATGTCCGTGTCTGTGTAACCGGCCCTCTTGAACTCTATCTTAAAGAGTTTGGTGGAACCGAATATGTGGACATACTGAACCTTCTGGGAGAAAGTGTTGACAGATTCGTGCAAAACTCACTTTCTGTTGCTACAGATTTCAATATTAAAACCATTTCAATTGACGAACCCAGCATAGGAATAAATCCTCAGGTTATGTTCTCTGACAATGATCTCATAAAAGCCATGGACACTGCATGCAGCTCAGCTAAAAAAGCCGGCTGTGATGTGGAAATTCACCTGCATTCACCACTGCATTACAAGCTTGCCTGCCAGACCGAGAATATCAGTGTCATAGGTGTCGAATCTGCAGCCACACCATCATATCTTGACCTTATTGATAAAAAGGAGCTCGAAGACAGCGATTCTTACATGAGGGTTGGAATTGCAAGAACAGATGTTTTCAACCTTGTTTCTGTTCTTAATGACAAATACAACACAAACGTCTGGAAAGAAACCCAGTATTTCCCTGAGATAATAAATGATATGGAAACCCCGGAGATTATCTCAAAGAGACTTTCAAAGGCATATTCCATGTTCGGAGAATCTATAAAGTATGCAGGTCCGGATTGTGGTCTTGGAGCATGGCCTTCCCAGGAAATAGCTGCTCAGCTATTGAGTAATGTTTCAAAGGGAATGAGCGATTTCAGGCAGTCATCTGAATAA
- a CDS encoding sugar phosphate isomerase/epimerase family protein: protein MNVTNLSFSSRAAVGDQFNWAYELEDMGYAGWEIVQEGSQTLSDENIHLVRQISETTNLTLTMHLPFSDMNLAGLNKGIHNEIMRQMKKCLDMGSDFVNLAVVHPGYLSPYGSQVQDQAWKTNVESIQQLCDYAADMGIVIAVENMPKMPKIYGMNPDEMLDILKDVNRENVGITLDVGHANTNGFVDEFVEKCLVKIKHMHIHDNHGKRDEHLPLGQGTVDWKKFMENISGYKGMMVTEMMNLDEGRQCIEYLKSL, encoded by the coding sequence ATGAATGTCACGAACCTGAGTTTTTCATCACGTGCAGCAGTAGGAGATCAGTTCAACTGGGCCTATGAACTTGAGGATATGGGATACGCTGGCTGGGAGATTGTCCAGGAAGGTTCACAGACACTTAGTGATGAGAATATCCATCTGGTTCGTCAGATTTCCGAAACCACAAACCTTACTCTTACAATGCACCTGCCGTTCTCTGATATGAACCTTGCAGGTCTCAATAAAGGCATTCATAATGAGATTATGCGTCAGATGAAAAAATGTCTTGACATGGGTTCTGATTTTGTAAACCTTGCTGTGGTTCACCCGGGTTATCTTTCACCATACGGAAGTCAGGTTCAGGATCAGGCCTGGAAGACAAATGTCGAGTCAATCCAGCAGCTTTGTGATTATGCAGCAGACATGGGAATTGTAATTGCTGTTGAGAATATGCCAAAAATGCCAAAGATCTACGGCATGAACCCTGATGAAATGCTGGATATTCTGAAAGATGTCAACAGGGAAAACGTTGGAATAACTCTTGATGTAGGCCATGCCAATACTAATGGATTTGTTGATGAATTTGTGGAAAAGTGCCTCGTAAAGATCAAACACATGCACATCCACGATAACCATGGAAAACGTGATGAGCATCTTCCTCTTGGACAGGGAACAGTGGACTGGAAAAAGTTCATGGAAAACATTTCAGGTTACAAAGGTATGATGGTAACTGAAATGATGAACCTCGATGAAGGCAGGCAGTGTATTGAGTATTTGAAAAGCCTCTGA
- a CDS encoding ATP-binding protein, which yields MRDKDILSFAGDMDDEMDVEIPAIDKKLSATGEDDFEELVPETDSNAYMQNGVSDDAFGIITTGIDPLEITEAGARITGYITTSHRQKVRLGTYVMVPYGDEDLFARIWKLQYLQEYAVDDATEIHSRRMLQSNTTDEVDYKFLAYLDPICILYEPRGKGILDRRMSDRIPRPNTPIFPVTDKKKIQTGLNIPEEGIFMGHLSVGGELVKTHAVPPTVPYYLRNDYLMGDPLIFRHMLVCGSTGTGKTFLTKNLLRQFMSENNRYKLRGSEERRNPCLVIMDPQDEYSQLFEDNPEITDDDDFKFRAEKVNFGACRNTKTFVAKINGEAYTGRSRAEQIEFTIPFEIVQNNSWLIAPVGMTELQYVGVDLLLEDYFKKPGQHTYSGFMDFIDNDVTRDLYVESGKIHESSYDGIVRRVKNRALARVFDQPARPISEILGQIFKPGQVSVFPTEYITNSRIRDIITLTLMSTIVDNKLNTSGEAAVKETPIILGLDEAHRYLAKAGGEHSRRLISKFADAARQGRKEGLGLFLITQDPQDIDDTIFKQINTRVILNLSNDAAISTMKVKKEFEKRIPYLKKGQMIVQSPDNSDMVEIMGLSRCVVKHI from the coding sequence ATGAGAGATAAGGACATACTTTCTTTTGCAGGCGACATGGATGATGAAATGGATGTCGAGATTCCGGCAATTGACAAAAAACTGAGTGCAACGGGTGAAGATGATTTTGAGGAACTTGTACCTGAAACAGATAGCAATGCATACATGCAGAACGGAGTTTCAGATGATGCTTTCGGTATAATCACCACAGGAATTGACCCGCTGGAAATAACAGAAGCCGGAGCAAGAATTACCGGATATATTACAACATCACACCGCCAGAAAGTGAGACTTGGAACCTATGTCATGGTCCCGTATGGAGATGAAGACCTGTTCGCAAGAATATGGAAACTCCAGTACCTTCAGGAATATGCTGTTGATGATGCGACCGAGATCCACTCTCGCAGGATGCTGCAGTCCAATACTACAGATGAGGTTGACTACAAGTTCCTGGCTTACCTTGACCCTATTTGCATCCTTTACGAACCAAGGGGAAAGGGAATCCTTGACAGGAGAATGAGCGACAGGATACCACGTCCAAATACTCCTATTTTTCCTGTAACTGATAAAAAGAAGATACAGACCGGTCTCAATATTCCTGAGGAAGGAATCTTCATGGGACACCTGAGCGTTGGCGGGGAACTTGTAAAGACACACGCTGTTCCTCCTACTGTCCCATATTACCTGAGAAATGACTACTTAATGGGAGACCCTCTGATATTCAGGCACATGCTTGTATGTGGAAGTACAGGTACTGGAAAGACCTTCCTGACAAAGAACCTGCTGCGTCAGTTCATGAGTGAGAATAACCGTTACAAGCTCCGTGGTTCAGAGGAAAGGAGAAATCCCTGTCTTGTGATAATGGATCCACAGGATGAGTATTCCCAGCTCTTTGAGGACAATCCTGAGATAACAGATGATGATGATTTCAAATTCAGGGCCGAAAAAGTTAATTTCGGTGCATGCAGGAATACGAAAACCTTTGTTGCAAAAATAAATGGTGAAGCTTACACTGGCAGGTCAAGAGCAGAGCAGATAGAGTTCACAATTCCCTTTGAAATAGTGCAGAACAACTCGTGGCTCATTGCACCAGTAGGCATGACCGAATTGCAGTATGTAGGAGTTGACCTGCTGCTTGAAGATTACTTCAAGAAACCCGGACAGCACACTTACAGCGGTTTCATGGATTTTATTGATAACGATGTAACCAGAGACCTGTATGTTGAAAGTGGTAAGATACACGAATCTTCCTATGATGGTATCGTGCGAAGGGTAAAGAACCGGGCTCTTGCAAGAGTATTTGACCAGCCTGCAAGACCGATAAGTGAGATTCTCGGACAGATATTCAAACCGGGACAGGTTAGTGTGTTTCCTACCGAGTATATCACAAACTCAAGAATACGTGACATTATTACTCTAACTTTGATGAGCACGATAGTCGATAACAAACTGAACACTTCAGGAGAGGCCGCTGTGAAGGAAACTCCAATTATCCTTGGACTTGATGAAGCTCACCGTTATCTTGCAAAGGCAGGTGGAGAGCACTCAAGGAGACTCATTTCCAAGTTTGCTGATGCTGCACGTCAGGGAAGAAAGGAAGGACTTGGACTTTTCCTTATTACACAGGATCCACAGGATATTGATGATACAATTTTCAAGCAGATCAATACGCGTGTGATTCTTAATCTCAGTAATGATGCTGCAATCAGCACCATGAAGGTGAAAAAGGAATTTGAGAAGAGAATTCCTTACCTGAAGAAAGGGCAGATGATTGTTCAGAGCCCTGATAACAGTGATATGGTTGAGATTATGGGGCTTTCAAGGTGTGTTGTTAAACACATTTAA
- a CDS encoding RAD55 family ATPase encodes MRIPTGIEGFDDLVQGGLLTERVYVLSGPPGSGKTTFGVQFLANGASAGEVGLYVTLLECPQNIINDMSNYDMNVPGLIKMKKLLFADLGPRMEYGYMDEVSEFITTDYDVGTSSIETEAPSPSMVFKEIAAYVSEYDVKRLVIDSVSAIRFTTRDLSLQEKEMSRFMRNLKKLGCTTLILSEMTDPTAYSTEQFAAHGVIFMHNFLYDRTMTRAVQVIKMRGTKHDCNMRSVSFSEKGLKVEGYLE; translated from the coding sequence ATGCGAATACCTACAGGAATAGAGGGTTTTGATGACCTTGTACAGGGCGGTTTGCTTACAGAGAGGGTTTATGTGTTAAGCGGCCCTCCCGGAAGTGGAAAAACAACTTTTGGAGTTCAGTTCCTTGCCAACGGTGCAAGTGCAGGTGAAGTTGGACTCTATGTGACCCTGCTGGAATGCCCCCAGAACATTATTAATGATATGTCAAATTACGACATGAATGTTCCCGGTTTGATCAAGATGAAAAAGCTCTTATTTGCTGATCTTGGTCCGCGCATGGAATATGGATATATGGACGAAGTCAGCGAGTTTATTACTACGGATTATGATGTGGGAACAAGTTCAATTGAGACTGAGGCACCTTCTCCTTCAATGGTCTTTAAGGAAATAGCAGCATATGTCTCGGAATATGATGTTAAAAGGCTCGTTATTGATTCAGTATCAGCTATCCGTTTCACAACCAGAGACCTGTCGCTTCAGGAAAAAGAAATGAGCAGGTTCATGCGCAATCTCAAAAAACTGGGTTGCACTACTTTGATACTATCTGAAATGACCGATCCGACTGCTTATTCTACTGAACAGTTTGCTGCTCATGGTGTAATATTCATGCATAACTTCCTTTATGACAGGACAATGACACGTGCTGTTCAGGTTATTAAGATGCGTGGAACAAAACATGATTGTAATATGAGAAGTGTTTCATTCTCAGAAAAAGGACTGAAAGTAGAAGGCTATCTAGAATAA
- a CDS encoding AAA family ATPase — translation MTKILAFVGMPASGKSEAASVLRQKGITVINMGDVIREEVVCRGLEPTDANTGGVGTDLREKEGRDAVAKRCIPKIQATNEDFIGIDGVRSVPEVERFKEAFGSDFTLVSVDSPLEIRFNRVLARKRSDDMKDISELKVRDDRELGWGMGEAMEIADVVVENNGTLDDFRDKIMALVK, via the coding sequence ATGACTAAGATTTTAGCTTTTGTTGGAATGCCGGCCTCGGGCAAATCAGAGGCAGCATCTGTTCTGCGCCAGAAAGGTATCACTGTAATCAATATGGGAGATGTCATCAGGGAAGAGGTAGTCTGCAGGGGACTTGAGCCAACAGACGCCAATACCGGTGGCGTGGGCACAGACCTGCGTGAAAAGGAAGGCAGGGATGCTGTTGCAAAGAGATGTATCCCTAAAATCCAGGCTACAAATGAGGATTTCATTGGAATCGATGGTGTTCGCAGTGTTCCTGAAGTTGAGCGTTTCAAAGAGGCGTTTGGCTCAGATTTCACGCTTGTTTCCGTGGATTCACCTCTTGAAATAAGGTTCAATCGTGTGCTTGCCCGCAAGAGAAGTGATGACATGAAAGATATAAGTGAACTGAAGGTCAGGGATGATCGTGAACTTGGATGGGGAATGGGTGAAGCAATGGAGATTGCAGATGTTGTTGTTGAGAACAATGGCACCCTTGATGATTTCAGAGATAAAATCATGGCACTTGTGAAGTAA
- a CDS encoding RDD family protein, giving the protein MYCPKCGNFNEDTAVSCSECNANLSSINSPNNGQLPYAGFWIRFAARFIDGVFLYIFGLIIGVIAGVLFQGSLVFILLSSIIVGISYFAGFESSEKQATIGKQVVGIKVIDYEGNRISFGKAVVRSIVKDVTALMLGIGYIAIPFSEKKQGLYDMAAETFVVYK; this is encoded by the coding sequence ATGTATTGTCCTAAATGTGGTAATTTTAATGAAGACACTGCTGTTTCATGTAGTGAATGTAATGCAAATTTGAGTTCTATTAATTCTCCAAACAATGGCCAATTACCTTATGCAGGATTTTGGATACGATTTGCTGCAAGATTTATTGATGGAGTTTTTTTGTATATATTTGGTTTAATTATTGGTGTAATTGCAGGTGTTTTGTTCCAGGGATCACTAGTTTTTATTCTGCTAAGTTCTATTATTGTTGGAATTAGTTATTTCGCAGGCTTTGAGAGTTCAGAAAAACAAGCAACAATTGGCAAACAAGTAGTTGGAATTAAAGTAATAGATTATGAAGGAAATAGAATATCCTTTGGAAAAGCAGTTGTTAGATCCATAGTCAAAGATGTAACCGCGTTGATGCTTGGAATTGGTTACATAGCCATTCCATTCTCTGAAAAGAAACAGGGACTCTATGACATGGCGGCTGAAACTTTTGTGGTTTATAAATAA
- a CDS encoding RNA-binding domain-containing protein translates to MIKITVSAVVNPTESKDKVFSALDRLFPEMDFDYEESSEYSGKFTGDSDIYALKNIHFQIREEEIIDTSRTRLNVGLSDDGLSTSFIISKQVASVGRLNYPAQEEPLGSININVTADNEGEMQRFFEWLTPPTEDGVPDFEMNIRDV, encoded by the coding sequence ATGATAAAAATTACAGTTTCAGCAGTTGTGAACCCAACAGAGAGCAAGGACAAAGTTTTCTCAGCTCTGGACCGTCTTTTCCCTGAGATGGATTTTGATTACGAGGAAAGCTCAGAGTACAGCGGGAAGTTCACAGGTGACAGCGACATCTATGCGCTGAAGAATATCCACTTCCAGATAAGGGAGGAGGAGATTATTGATACTTCACGTACAAGACTTAATGTCGGTTTGTCAGATGACGGACTGTCTACTTCCTTTATCATCAGCAAGCAGGTTGCAAGTGTTGGCCGCCTGAACTATCCTGCACAGGAAGAACCACTTGGTTCTATCAATATCAACGTGACAGCTGACAACGAAGGAGAAATGCAAAGGTTCTTCGAGTGGCTGACACCTCCAACAGAAGATGGTGTTCCTGATTTTGAAATGAATATAAGGGATGTTTAA
- a CDS encoding stage II sporulation protein M — MRSGEYKNMNSFSIGAKDIVWTCKVFLLSVFFAFILAIVAYTLTFLTPEPEPASEVVSEVIMSTASAATSKVAVTSVYINPMWAIFFFNSLAACCAIIGTGLFMMVHKLLIGDIAMRPKNRYYAGLSILMEKTMMPLYKVLMRIASALDPDMLEIKSENNEKVDTIWQYCGYGKYEYRMFSYMLPYTVPLLILLVNGTIMGILLAYFTFNGALTGFELFGEKGIVLGLFYNVVYFFISIIPHGIIEIPALLVAAAVGYHFAHIQAQDVIKNKLFTGDEIESLLKDTEYIFETTKEYLFLSYTWKMAALIVLTLLLAAYIETYVTLGIVDKVMGSIDGILEPYLA; from the coding sequence ATGAGAAGTGGAGAATACAAAAACATGAACAGTTTCAGTATCGGTGCAAAGGATATCGTATGGACTTGCAAAGTATTTCTGTTATCTGTCTTTTTTGCGTTTATCCTTGCTATAGTGGCTTACACCCTGACATTCCTTACTCCTGAACCGGAGCCTGCCAGTGAAGTAGTAAGTGAAGTAATTATGTCCACTGCTTCGGCTGCAACGTCTAAAGTTGCTGTAACTTCCGTATATATAAACCCCATGTGGGCTATTTTTTTCTTTAACAGCCTTGCGGCATGTTGTGCAATTATCGGTACAGGTCTTTTCATGATGGTGCACAAATTGCTGATTGGTGATATTGCCATGAGACCAAAGAACAGGTATTATGCCGGTCTTTCAATTCTTATGGAAAAAACCATGATGCCCTTATATAAGGTGCTTATGCGTATCGCATCTGCACTTGACCCGGACATGTTAGAAATAAAAAGTGAGAACAACGAAAAAGTGGACACCATCTGGCAGTATTGTGGCTATGGAAAATATGAGTACCGTATGTTCTCATATATGCTTCCATACACTGTTCCACTTTTGATACTGCTTGTCAATGGAACAATTATGGGAATCCTGCTTGCATACTTTACTTTCAACGGGGCGCTGACCGGCTTTGAACTATTTGGTGAAAAGGGAATTGTTCTTGGACTATTCTATAATGTGGTCTACTTTTTTATCTCGATTATTCCCCATGGAATCATAGAAATCCCCGCGCTCCTTGTGGCAGCAGCAGTTGGGTATCATTTTGCGCATATCCAGGCACAGGATGTTATCAAAAACAAGCTTTTTACCGGGGATGAGATTGAAAGTCTCCTTAAAGATACGGAATATATTTTTGAGACCACAAAAGAGTACCTTTTTTTATCATATACATGGAAAATGGCAGCACTGATTGTATTGACACTTCTTCTTGCAGCGTATATTGAAACCTATGTCACACTTGGAATTGTAGATAAAGTAATGGGATCAATTGATGGTATTCTGGAACCATACCTTGCCTGA
- a CDS encoding ribbon-helix-helix domain-containing protein, producing the protein MPKVSLDIPQELLDDLNKHVGDNKKFVTQADAIRTAVRKMLDQLDDIDRRHGRLDE; encoded by the coding sequence ATGCCAAAAGTGAGTCTTGACATTCCCCAGGAGCTTCTTGACGACCTCAACAAACATGTCGGAGATAACAAGAAGTTCGTTACACAGGCTGATGCCATAAGGACAGCTGTGCGCAAAATGCTTGACCAGCTCGATGATATCGACCGCAGGCACGGCAGGCTGGATGAGTAA